The bacterium Unc6 genome includes the window ATCAGGTAAGTCCTGGATATTCGCTTCTCGGTCAAATCGTAAAGTTTCCGTTAAAGACAAATGGATTTCTTTAAGCAAATACCTTAAGATGTTTTCTCCTGACTTCTTTAAGAAACCTCAAATCAAGGAAAGAGATGGACAGATAGTAGATGTTTGGAGTTTTTCTCGCACTTTAAGGACGCGTAAGGCCGGTATCGGGTAAAGATTATCATCTCTTTTCTTGACCCTGATCTTAAAGAAGACCCTTTTTATCTGGTAACCAACAAAAAGGAGTGGCCAATGGAGAAAATCTTAACCTGTTACCTGAGGCGTTGGCCGATTGAGACCTTCTACCGGGATGCCAAGCAGAACCTATGTCTATAAAGATTGTGAGGCGAGGCTTATGAGAGGTACCTGTTGTCACTGGAATCTTCTGTTTTTAGCCTATACAGTTCTTCAGACCAATACAAAAGGCAGCCTTTATAGATGGCTCAAAGCCAGTGTTGTTATCATTGGCGGCAAGTGTCAGATGGCAGCAGGTGAGATCTTACGCTCCTTTATCTTTTGGAGCTATAGCTAATTCCAAAAGAAGTTAGATGCGGATGAAGTATTCAGGTTGGCTATATCAAAGAATAAACAGCTTAGGTTAAACTATGCTGTTACAGGGTAAAAAGGCTAAATTTGCCAAAGTTTAGTTACATAATAGACATTTTTGTTGCTTATATGCGAACTAGAAAATCTAAAAAGTTATATTTAAACTGCAAATCCAAAAGTTCGGATTTTTGCAGCGATTGTATGTTGGCTCCCCCGCGAGGACTCGGACCTCGGACCTGGTGGTTAACAGCCACTCGCTCTACCAACTGAGCTACGGGGGAATACAATAAAATAGCAAATGACAAATATCAAAATATCAAAATCCTCAATAAAACTTAAAAACTTAATTTGATAAGTTTCACACCGGTTATATTTTTAGAATTTTTAATTTGTTCAAGTACATTATCAGGCACTGCACTATCAATATTTAAAACTGTTATTGCTTTTCCACCCGGTTTTTCTCTTCCAAATGTCATACCTGCTATGTTTATGTTATTCTTACCTAATATACTCCCTACACTTCCTACAATACCCGGAACATCTATGTTGTCAATAAGAAGCATATTGCCAGAAGGACTCACATCAACATAGAACTGATTTATTTTTACTATCCTTGGGTTTTTCTTTGTAAAAAGTGTGCCTGCAACGGTATTCTCTACTTTGTCTGTTTGGACACAAACAGATATAAGATTTGCAAAATCTGAAAAAGTTGTTGATTTGGATTCAACAATCTTTAAGTCTCTTTCCTGTGCTATTATCATTGCATTTACATAATTAACAGAACTTCCTACAACAGGAGTAAGAAATCCCTTTATAGCTGCGCGGCTTACCATACCAACATCAAGCAAAGACACATCTCCACTGTAGACTATGGATACTTCTGATACATACCCTGTTAAAATTTGCGCTTGAATAAGCCCTATCTTTTCTGCAAGGTAAAGATAAGGCTCAAGCCCTTTCATTGCCTCTATCCCCAATGATGGTATATTTACAGCATTCTTAATCCCTTTTCCTGTTAGCGCATCTTTTATAAGATAAGCAATCTCAACTGCAACAGCAGCCTGTGCCTCTTCTGTAGAAGCCCCCAGGTGCGGGGTCATAATCACATTTTCAAGTGAATAAAAAGGGTGTTCTTTTTGAGGAGGTTCTTTTTCATACACATCAAATGCTGCACCGGCAACCTGTTTGCTTTTTATAGCCTCTGCCAGAGCAGTCTCATCTATGATGCCGCCTCTTGCACAGTTTATTATACGAACACCTTTTTTTGTAATGGACAGTTCTTTTGCTCCTATTATATACTTTGTTTCTTCTGTTAGAGGTACATGAACGGTTATGTAGTCTGCCTTATCAAGCAGTGTGTTTAATTGGACAAGTTCTATATCCATCTTTGATGCCTTGTCCAATGAAATAAAAGGATCATATGCCAGAACCCTCATTCCAAAAACGGATGCCCTTTTTGCAACTTCTGTTCCGATTCTCCCAAGCCCTATGATACCAATGGTTTTGCCTTGAAGTTCAACACCCATCCATTTTTTTCTATCCCATACACCAGACTTTAAAGATATATTTGCCTGGGGTATATTTCTTGAAAGTGCAAGCATCATACTGAAAGTGTGTTCTGCTGTTGAAATGGTATTACCGCCCGGTGTATTGATAACAACAATACCCTTTTTTGTTGCAGCATCAACATCAATGTTGTCAACCCCTACACCTGCTCTTCCGATATACTTTAAATTTTTACCAGCGGATATAACCTCTTTTGTAACCTTCGTGCTACTTCGGACAATAAGGGCGATATACTCGCCTGCACAGTTCAATAACTGCTCGGGGGTTAGTTTTGTATGGACATCTACCTGAAAAGTTTTTTCCTGTTTTAAAATATTTATACCCTCTTCTGAAAGAGAATCGCTTATAAGTATTTTCATAAATCTGCTCTTTCTATAAATACTTTTTCTGCTGCTTTTAATCCAACGCCTGCCTGCATTTTATAACCCATCTTTATCAAAACAATCTCTAATGCGCATAATGCTACACAAACATCCCATTGCGTCATATAACCCATTGTTGCAATCCTGAATATCTTTCCTTTAAGTTCTTCCTGTCCACCTGCAATTCCGACCCCATATCTGTCTCTAAGTGTTTGGACAAGTTTTTCACCATCTATACCGGCTGGAACATTTACAGCGGTAACCGCATTGCTTGCGCCTTGCTTGGGGAAAAGACACAAACCCATGGCCGCAATAGCCGCTCTTATTGCATCTGCCATTGTTTCGTGTCTGTTCCATATATTTTCAAGGCCATCTGATTTTATCATTTTCAAGGCCTCGGCAAGCCCTATGATAAGGCTTACTGCTGGTGTAAATGGTGTGTCTGTCTTATCAAGTGCTTCTTTTGCCTTTCTCAAATCAAAATAGTATCTGGAAGATTTTGAAGACTCTACTGACTTCCATGCTTTTTGATTCAATGCAATAAATGATAATCCCGGCGGTATCATTAAACCTTTTTGTGAACCTGCAACAACAACATCCACTTTCCATTCATCCATATGAAACGGAACAGAACAAAGCCCGCTTATGGCATCTACAACAAGAACCGCATCTGTTGAAGAAACAACACTTGCAATCTCTTTTATATTATTTGTAACACCCGTTGATGTCTCAACAAGTGTAGTAAAAACAGCCTTTACACCTGGATTTTTATTAAGTAATTCCTTTATCTGATATGCTGAAACAGCCTCACAGGATGGGATATCTATATAAAGGCAGGTTATATTGTAAGCCTCACATATTTCACCAAATCTTTCGCCAAATTTTCCACCTCTTACAATAATTGCCTTATCTTCTGCAGATAAAAGATTTGCAACCGATGTTTCCATTGCACCTGTTCCGCTTGAAGCAAAGATATACACATTTTCTTTTGTCTGAAACACATACCTTAAATCTTCTTCAACCTCTTTCAGTACTGCCTGAAATTGAGGTGTTCTGTGATGAATAATCGGTTGCGCCATTGCAAGAAGAGCACTTTCCGGGACAGGTGTAGGACCTGGGGTCAGAAGGTAATTTTTTTGCATTTCTCTTTCTATTTTTTAGTTTTTCTTAAAAGCACAACCTCATCTATTATTCCGTATTCTTTTGCCTCCTGTGAGGACATATAAAAATCCCTGTCTGTATCTTTCTGTATTTTTTCAAGAGACTGTTCTGTATGTTTGGCAATAATAGTATTAAGGTTGTCCCTTAATTTTAGTATCTCTTTTGCCTGTATGCTTATGTCTGCTGCGGCGCCATGCACTCCTCCCCAGGGCTGATGTATCATAACCCTTGCATTGGGAAGAGAATACCTTTTACCTTTTGTACCTGCGGCAAGAAGAACAGCTGCCATACTTGTTGCCATGCCGACACAATATGTTGCAACATCGCACTGTACATATTGCATTGTATCATATATGGCAAGCCCGCTTGATACAGAACCACCTGGGCTATTCAGATATATGTTTATGTCTTTAGAAGGGTCTTCCATCTGTAAAAAAAGCATCTGGGCTATTACAAGATTTGCAACTATATCATCAATAGGAAAACCAATAAATATAATTCTCTCTTTAAGTAATCTTGAATATATATCATATGCCCTTTCTCCGCGTCCTGTTTGTTCAATGACCATTGGTATCAATCCATCCATATTTCCCCCTCTTTTCTCTTGCTTGTGAGCCGATTACTTGTTATCTTTAGTTTCTCAGAGTCTCTATCTGTTCAACATTTGCGTTTTCCAAAAGAAAATTTAAGACCTTGTCTTCCGTAATTCTGTCATAAAGCCCATCAATTGCATTTTCCTTTTCTAAAATCTTACGCATTTCAGAAGGTTTTTGGTCGTAGTGAAGTGCCATTTGTAAAACAGCACCGTTCACCTCTTCTTCTGTTGCTACAAGATTTTCTTTTTGTGCAATTGCGGTAAGTAAAAAATTTTGTTTAGTAAGACGGTCGGCAACCGGTTTTAGTTCTTCTAGGATTTTTTCTTCCTGCTTATTTATCTCTTCTACCGGAACACCTTTTTTAAAAAGATCCACTTTTTGTTCCCTTACAAGTCTTTCAAGTTTAAATTTTGCCTGGCTCTGCGGAATATCTATACTTGTTTTTTCAAGTAAATGGTCAATAATCTGCTGGAAGCAATCTGCCTTGCTCTGGTTTCTTACGTTTTTTTCAACATTTTTTTGAACAAACTCTTTCAATTGCTCAAGGTTGGAAAATTTCATCTTCTTTGCAAGTTCATCATTTAATTCAGGAATACTTCGTTCCATTATTTCTCTAATATTTATTTTAAATTTTGCATCCTTTTCCCAATATTCTACTTTTCCAACACGCTTTGGAACCTTTGCATCTATTTCTTTTGTAGCACCTGTATTAAGTCCCACCAATTGAAAAAGAACCTCCCGTAGATCAGAACTTGCATCAACAAAAAACCATACACCTTTTTGTTTTTCTTCTCCTACACCGGGAACAGTAAAAACTATATCACACCGTATATAATCCCCGACTTGAATGGCCCTTGACTTAACCTTTTTAAAAACAGCAAACTTGTCCTGTAATTCTTTTAACACACCCTGAATATTCTCGTCTTTTACCTGTATCTTCTGTTTTTTTACTTTTATATTTTTATATTCAGGAAGATTAACCTCGGGGGCAACATCTACTATCATTGAAAACTGTAAAGAACCTCCCGGGTTATAATCAACCTTTGTAATCTCAGGAATGCTCACAGGTGTGAATTTTAAATTTTCCCATGCAATTGTAGATGCTTCCGGGATAATTTTTTTAATGGTTTGTTCAACTGCAAAAGAATTAAACTGTTTTTCTACAATTTCACGAGGAGCATTTCCTTTTCTGAAACCAGCAATTTGGGCATTTTTAAAAATATCTTCAAAAATCCGTTTATATACTACCTGAAAATCCTGTTGTGAAACCTCTGCAAACACTTCTTTCCTGCAACCTTCGGAACTCTGTACTTTCGCACTTAAAAGATTCATCTATTTCCTTTCTTTAATATAATTCCGTTTACCGTTCTCCGTTCACCGTCACCAGTCACCTGTCGCCATTTTTCCCCTACCTATCACCTCCTACTTCTTATGCCAGTCACCAGAGCATCTGTTACCTGTCACCCATCGCCACATTTATATGGAGCGGGTGATGGGAAATTGAACCATCGCTTATGCTCTTTAAGGGAAAACCAATGTTTTTCCCTTAATGTTCTCTTTCCTTTTAAAACACAGGGGAAAACTAACCTTTTCCCCTGAGACCCCTTTGGTGGTTCAAATCCCTTATATGGAGCGGGTGATGGGATTTGAACCCACGACTTCCACCTTGGCAAGGTGGCGCTCTACCGGCTAAGCTACACCCGCAGAAAAGTACAGAAACTACCCCAAGTGCGAGGGGCGGGAGTTGAACCCGCAATCGCAAAGCGAACTAGCTCCTAGGGCTAGCGCGTATGCCAGTTCCGCCACCCTCGCTCAAAGCGGAATTTTGGCTCACACATAATGGTACGCCCTGATGGAATTGAACCATCAACCAACGGATTAAGAGTCCGCTGCTCTACCGATTGAGCTAAGGGCGCTAAAAAAACAGGACCTCCCTCGGATCTTTAATAATTTGGGAGCGTTTGTTTTTTCCCCTCTATAATGGTAGCATTGTCGGCATTATCTGGGCAGGACAGGACCCGGTGGAACCCCCACATTAAGAGAGTCGCATTCTGGACACTTCTGTATCATAAGGCCTGGTCCTATCTCCATCGCCACAGGGTCATCAATGGGTTTAATTGCATAAATATAATCGCAATCAAAACACTTCATTGCTCTGTTAACTGTCATTTTCCTACAGACAGAGCATCTCATGGGGAATTCTTGCGCACCAGAAATTTTCTTAACTGACAAACTTGCTGGTCCACAAGGCTCACACACAAGGTTAGCCTCGTAATAATACTTTTTAGGAATAACCATACTAATGATTATCCACAGGCAGATAATGATAACTTCTACCTATTGGAAGAGTGCATTTCACAATCTACCAAACATAAACACATGTGATAATACTTTTCAGGAAAAAATCTTACTGATGATTATCACCAGGCAGATAATGATAATACCTACCAATACTGCTGCTACCAGTTTATTTTTTTTCCACTCTGCTGCCATATACCCTCCTTGTTTTTTCCTCTTTTACCCACTTAGAAGCGAATATTTTATAGTTTACCAAACATAAACATAAAAGTCAATATTTTTGGATTTGCGAGGGCTCAGGCCTGAAGTAATCCTGTCGTTGCGAGGGCTCAAGCCCGAAGCAGTCTCATCTTTACTGTGATTGCCACGTTCTTTTCAGTTGCTCGCAATGACTAACAAAAAAACGTGCCTGACTTTAATAATAAGCCAAGACAGGGCTCTGTCTATTTCTTAAACTTAACGGAGACAACTTTTGAAATTCCATGTTCTGCCATTGTAACACCATATATAACATCTGCAATTTCTATGGTTTTTTTATTATGTGTAATTATCAGAAACTGTGAGTCTCTGACAAAGTCTTTTAAAAGTTTTATAAATCTTCCGATATTGCTTTCATCAAGGGGGGCATCTATTTCATCTAATATACAAAACGGACTGGGCTTTACCTTGAATATGGCAAATAAAAGAGAAACTGCTGTAAGAGCTTTTTCACCTCCTGAAAGAAGTGCAATGCTTTGAAGTTTTTTACCCGGCGGCCTTGCAACAATTTCAATACCACTTATAAGGGAATTTGCAGGGTCTAAAAGAAAAATATCAGCCTCGCCTCCACCAAACAATTGTCCGAAATAGGTTTTGAAATGTTCTCTGACTTTTTCAAATGTTTGTGTGAACATCTCTTTTGCGGTTTTATCTATTTTTTCTATGGTCTTTAAAAGTGAGTCTTTTGATTGTACAAGGTCATCATGCTGTTGGGTTAAAAAATCAAATCTTTCTTTCAGTTCCCTGTTCTCCTCTATGGCACCCATATGGACCTGACCCATCTGTGCAATCCGCTCTTTTGATTGACCTATCTGAGTTGCTATCTGGTCCCAATGTTCAAGAGTATCTCTTCCTGTTAAATCAATCTCAATGTGATATGCTCCTTCTATGTGCATTTTTATTGTTTCTATATTCTTGTCTATCTGGATAATTTCTATTTCAACATCTCTTTCTTGATTTTTTAAATCTTCTATCAGATTTCTTATATTTTGTAGCATATTGCTATTTTCTTCAAAAGATTGTCCTGCTTTGTTCTTACTGTCTTCTTTTTCAGAAAGGATTTTCAAAAAATCATTTTCTTTTTGCCTGAATATCCAAAGTTCCTGTTCTAACTGAAAGTTATTATTTCTTATATCTTCAATTCTTGTTTTATTTTGCTCAATCTCTGCGGTTTTATCCTGTAAAGAATGATTTTCTGTTTCAAGGGATTTTTGCAAGACATGCACCGTTTCAAAAAAATGTTTTTCCTGATTTTTAAGGTTTGCCAGATGCCCTTCAATTTTAGTTTTATGAATAGCAATTTCCTGTTTTGAAAGATTTATCTGTTGTATGGATTTTTCGGCATCTAAAAGTTGATTTTCTGCAGTTTTTAGCTCAGACTCTATTTTTGATATATCCGAATTAAGGATGTTGTTTTTGGTTTTTATCTGTTCAGCTTCTTCCTGTGTCTGAACTATATCAGTTTCTATGATTTTTTGCTCCTGCGTTATTTTTTCCATATTCTGTTTTGCAATGTTAAGGACTGTAAGCAGATGTGCCAGTCGTTCGGACTTTTGTCTTATCATTTCCGTAAAACCTGAAATCTCTTTGTTAAGACTGTTTTCTTTATCTGTCAAAAAAAAGATCTGACTTTTCATTTCTGAGATACTATGTTCAATCTGTGATGTTTCTTTTTCTGCCTGACTTAATCTTGCCTGCCTTCCTATAACGCTTATATCTGAGATGTTTAAAGAACCGGTTGTAATGGTATATCTTGTTATGATATCTCCGTCTAATGTAACAAGTTTTATCATATCAGGACAGTCTTTTAAAATATTCTTTGCCTCTTCTATATTTTTTACACACCATACATCTTTTAATATCTCTTTAAACATTTTCTCCATCTCTTCCGGGACCTGTATACAAGAGGTGAACCTGCAGGCTCCCTGAATCTGCATATTATCATTTATAAGGGACGGGTCAATGCTGTCAGAGAGAATAAATGTTGCTTTTCCTAGGTCTTTTTGTTTTAATATCTGTGCTGCAATAAGTGCGGTATCTATATCTTTACAGATAAGAAATTTTGCAATTTCTTCAAGTTGTGATTCAACTGCTTTCTCAAATCCTTCCCTGGCCTGCATATACTGTGCAAGTGTCCCTTTAATATTTGATAACCTGCCGGCATCAACCTCGTCAAGTACTGCCTTTACACCGCTTTTGTATCCCTGATGATCTTTCTCAAGGGTTTTAAGCATTTCTGTTTTAGAAATACTTGCAGAATGCCTTTTTTCATATTCTAAAAGTTTTTCTGCCTTGTTTTTTTTCTCGGTTGATATAATCTGTATTTGCGAAAGAATACCATCCCTGCCCACTTGAGCCTTCTGTATTTTTATGTTTATTTTTTCAATATCGGCACCGAGTGTATCTATGTTTTGTAAAACAGTATCTTTTTGTTTCTGTATCTGCTCTGTATCTGCTCTGTATCTTTGAAGCCTTATACCGAGTTCATTAAGTTTGGCATTTATATTTAGGTATTCGTTTCTTAGGTTTGCTCTTTTTGTCTGGAGTTCAAATATTTTTTCTTTTAACTGTTTTAAGACAGATTGCTTTGCTTCAAACTGGTCTATAATTGTTTTTTCTTTATCTGCCACAGAAGAAATCTCTGTCTCTATGTTTGCTATATCTAATTTTGTCTGCTCCTTTTTTTTTATAATTTCTGAAATCTGAGATTCAAGTGCATCTTTTCTTACCCCCAAAGATTCTATATCAGATAAAATCTTCAGGTTTGAAGAATTTAATTTATCAGACCATTCTTTGTTTGTATTTATCTTTTCCTGTGCTGAAAGTATAGAACCTTGAAGAGCTATCTGTTCAGCCTTTGTATTGGCAAGTTTTTGTTCTAACTGAAAAAATTCATTTTTTAATTTTTCTTCATCTTCCTGTGATTTTTTAAGCTCATCAGATTTGGCTTTTATCTGTGCTAATATCTGCTCTGCTTTATCTTTAACACAGGCCCTCTGTGCCATAAGAAGAAGTCCTTTGTGCGTTGCTAATTTAACTTCCATAGAACGAAGAGTTTCAAATTCTTCTTTGTATCTTTGCGCCTTGACAACCTGTCTCTGTATAGAATTTAACTGCCTGTTTACTTCTGTAATTATATCATTTATACGAAGTATGTTATCTTCTGTTTCTATGAGTTTTCTTTCTGCCTCACTTCTTTTTGTCTCATACATTGTAATTCCTGCTGCTTCTTCAAACACAACTCTCCTGGATTCCGGTTTTGATTCAATAATCTGTGCCATCCTTCCCTGATCCATAAATGAATAAGCAGATGCTCCTATACCTGTGCCTGCCAAAAGTTGTTCAATATCTCTTAGCCGCACAACAGTGCCATTTAACCAGTATTCACTTTCGCCCGCCCTGAACAGTTTTCTTGTAATTGTAACCTCATCATAGTCAATGGGAAGAATTTTTGAAAAGTTGGAAAAAACTACGCTTAATTCCGAAAGGTTCATAGGGGGGACCGTCTTGGTTCCGTTGAATATAAGGTCTTCCATTTTTGAAGCCCTTAAAAGGCGAGGATTTTGCTCGCCGAGGACCCATCTTAAACCATCGGATATGTTTGATTTACCACAGCCATTCGGACCAACGATTGAGGTAATACCGGGTTCAAATACCAGTTCTGTTTTGTCTACAAAGGATTTAAAACCCAATAGTGTAATACGCTTTAAAAAATGCTTATCTTCCAATGCATCTCCTGTTTTAAGAGCCTGTGAGCACAACATTCCTGTTTTTGTAAGAATAGGAATGAAAACTTAAAATTAGTTAAACGGCGTCATTGTAAGAATTTTTTTAGCAATATCGGGATATTTTGCAATAAACCAGAGTTCTTCTTCCACAAGCGGTTTCTGATTGTGCACATTAGCGTATCTTGCAAGTTCAAGAATATTTGTGGCTTCCTGTTCATCTTTAAACTCTACTTCCATTTTATCGTATACATTTCTGAACCCTTTTATACCAGAATATTCTCCAATAGTAATCTGCCTTCCGGTTTCAATAATTTCAGGCTCACCTCTTCCCAATTCCTCAAAATCATATAGTTCATAGTTTCGTCTATTTTTAAGAGCACCATCAGCATGTATACCTGACTCATGAGCAAAAGCATTTGCACCAACGCCCGGCTGATTAATAGGAATGGGTATCCCAAATGCATATGATGCATATTTACACAACTTCCATGCCATCTTTAGGTTAATTCTTTCATCTAAAATATACCTATCCTTATAACCGCTCCCGTGTTTTAATGCAAGAACAACTGCCACAAGGTCGGCATTGCCTGCTCTTTCACCCATACCATTGATACAGGTATTGATATAGGCATCTACTCCAGAGTCAACAGCCGCCATAGCGCCTACAACGGAGTTCGCAACCACCATCCCAAGGTCATTATGACAATGCAGTTCAATTGGAATTTTGACCTGTCTTAAAATTTTTTTAATATTTTTGTATATTGTAAACGGAGTATCATATCCTAATGTATCGCAATACCTGAATCTGTCTGCCCCTGATTTTTTTGCTGCTTGAACAAACTCAATCAAATATTCTATCTGTGTTCTAGATGCATCTTCAGCATTTACTCCTAAGATTTTTATGCCCATCTTTTTTGCCAGTTGGACAGCACTGCTCATTTCTTTTATTACAGCCACATAGTCCATCTTATCCTTGAATTTATGTGTAATCATCTGGTCAGATGTTGAA containing:
- a CDS encoding chromosome segregation protein SMC; translation: MLCSQALKTGDALEDKHFLKRITLLGFKSFVDKTELVFEPGITSIVGPNGCGKSNISDGLRWVLGEQNPRLLRASKMEDLIFNGTKTVPPMNLSELSVVFSNFSKILPIDYDEVTITRKLFRAGESEYWLNGTVVRLRDIEQLLAGTGIGASAYSFMDQGRMAQIIESKPESRRVVFEEAAGITMYETKRSEAERKLIETEDNILRINDIITEVNRQLNSIQRQVVKAQRYKEEFETLRSMEVKLATHKGLLLMAQRACVKDKAEQILAQIKAKSDELKKSQEDEEKLKNEFFQLEQKLANTKAEQIALQGSILSAQEKINTNKEWSDKLNSSNLKILSDIESLGVRKDALESQISEIIKKKEQTKLDIANIETEISSVADKEKTIIDQFEAKQSVLKQLKEKIFELQTKRANLRNEYLNINAKLNELGIRLQRYRADTEQIQKQKDTVLQNIDTLGADIEKINIKIQKAQVGRDGILSQIQIISTEKKNKAEKLLEYEKRHSASISKTEMLKTLEKDHQGYKSGVKAVLDEVDAGRLSNIKGTLAQYMQAREGFEKAVESQLEEIAKFLICKDIDTALIAAQILKQKDLGKATFILSDSIDPSLINDNMQIQGACRFTSCIQVPEEMEKMFKEILKDVWCVKNIEEAKNILKDCPDMIKLVTLDGDIITRYTITTGSLNISDISVIGRQARLSQAEKETSQIEHSISEMKSQIFFLTDKENSLNKEISGFTEMIRQKSERLAHLLTVLNIAKQNMEKITQEQKIIETDIVQTQEEAEQIKTKNNILNSDISKIESELKTAENQLLDAEKSIQQINLSKQEIAIHKTKIEGHLANLKNQEKHFFETVHVLQKSLETENHSLQDKTAEIEQNKTRIEDIRNNNFQLEQELWIFRQKENDFLKILSEKEDSKNKAGQSFEENSNMLQNIRNLIEDLKNQERDVEIEIIQIDKNIETIKMHIEGAYHIEIDLTGRDTLEHWDQIATQIGQSKERIAQMGQVHMGAIEENRELKERFDFLTQQHDDLVQSKDSLLKTIEKIDKTAKEMFTQTFEKVREHFKTYFGQLFGGGEADIFLLDPANSLISGIEIVARPPGKKLQSIALLSGGEKALTAVSLLFAIFKVKPSPFCILDEIDAPLDESNIGRFIKLLKDFVRDSQFLIITHNKKTIEIADVIYGVTMAEHGISKVVSVKFKK
- a CDS encoding ATP-dependent Clp endopeptidase, proteolytic subunit ClpP, yielding MDGLIPMVIEQTGRGERAYDIYSRLLKERIIFIGFPIDDIVANLVIAQMLFLQMEDPSKDINIYLNSPGGSVSSGLAIYDTMQYVQCDVATYCVGMATSMAAVLLAAGTKGKRYSLPNARVMIHQPWGGVHGAAADISIQAKEILKLRDNLNTIIAKHTEQSLEKIQKDTDRDFYMSSQEAKEYGIIDEVVLLRKTKK
- a CDS encoding homocitrate synthase gives rise to the protein MPKIYIIDVTNRDGVQTSRICLSKLQKTLLNIHLNKFGVLQSEFGFPVTSHETNYLNANLELAKRGVLSPIRLSGWIRAIEKDVQTAVQRCPDIKYLNLSISTSDQMITHKFKDKMDYVAVIKEMSSAVQLAKKMGIKILGVNAEDASRTQIEYLIEFVQAAKKSGADRFRYCDTLGYDTPFTIYKNIKKILRQVKIPIELHCHNDLGMVVANSVVGAMAAVDSGVDAYINTCINGMGERAGNADLVAVVLALKHGSGYKDRYILDERINLKMAWKLCKYASYAFGIPIPINQPGVGANAFAHESGIHADGALKNRRNYELYDFEELGRGEPEIIETGRQITIGEYSGIKGFRNVYDKMEVEFKDEQEATNILELARYANVHNQKPLVEEELWFIAKYPDIAKKILTMTPFN
- a CDS encoding phosphoglycerate dehydrogenase translates to MKILISDSLSEEGINILKQEKTFQVDVHTKLTPEQLLNCAGEYIALIVRSSTKVTKEVISAGKNLKYIGRAGVGVDNIDVDAATKKGIVVINTPGGNTISTAEHTFSMMLALSRNIPQANISLKSGVWDRKKWMGVELQGKTIGIIGLGRIGTEVAKRASVFGMRVLAYDPFISLDKASKMDIELVQLNTLLDKADYITVHVPLTEETKYIIGAKELSITKKGVRIINCARGGIIDETALAEAIKSKQVAGAAFDVYEKEPPQKEHPFYSLENVIMTPHLGASTEEAQAAVAVEIAYLIKDALTGKGIKNAVNIPSLGIEAMKGLEPYLYLAEKIGLIQAQILTGYVSEVSIVYSGDVSLLDVGMVSRAAIKGFLTPVVGSSVNYVNAMIIAQERDLKIVESKSTTFSDFANLISVCVQTDKVENTVAGTLFTKKNPRIVKINQFYVDVSPSGNMLLIDNIDVPGIVGSVGSILGKNNINIAGMTFGREKPGGKAITVLNIDSAVPDNVLEQIKNSKNITGVKLIKLSF
- a CDS encoding aminotransferase encodes the protein MEREMQKNYLLTPGPTPVPESALLAMAQPIIHHRTPQFQAVLKEVEEDLRYVFQTKENVYIFASSGTGAMETSVANLLSAEDKAIIVRGGKFGERFGEICEAYNITCLYIDIPSCEAVSAYQIKELLNKNPGVKAVFTTLVETSTGVTNNIKEIASVVSSTDAVLVVDAISGLCSVPFHMDEWKVDVVVAGSQKGLMIPPGLSFIALNQKAWKSVESSKSSRYYFDLRKAKEALDKTDTPFTPAVSLIIGLAEALKMIKSDGLENIWNRHETMADAIRAAIAAMGLCLFPKQGASNAVTAVNVPAGIDGEKLVQTLRDRYGVGIAGGQEELKGKIFRIATMGYMTQWDVCVALCALEIVLIKMGYKMQAGVGLKAAEKVFIERADL
- a CDS encoding trigger factor, with protein sequence MNLLSAKVQSSEGCRKEVFAEVSQQDFQVVYKRIFEDIFKNAQIAGFRKGNAPREIVEKQFNSFAVEQTIKKIIPEASTIAWENLKFTPVSIPEITKVDYNPGGSLQFSMIVDVAPEVNLPEYKNIKVKKQKIQVKDENIQGVLKELQDKFAVFKKVKSRAIQVGDYIRCDIVFTVPGVGEEKQKGVWFFVDASSDLREVLFQLVGLNTGATKEIDAKVPKRVGKVEYWEKDAKFKINIREIMERSIPELNDELAKKMKFSNLEQLKEFVQKNVEKNVRNQSKADCFQQIIDHLLEKTSIDIPQSQAKFKLERLVREQKVDLFKKGVPVEEINKQEEKILEELKPVADRLTKQNFLLTAIAQKENLVATEEEVNGAVLQMALHYDQKPSEMRKILEKENAIDGLYDRITEDKVLNFLLENANVEQIETLRN